From Toxorhynchites rutilus septentrionalis strain SRP chromosome 2, ASM2978413v1, whole genome shotgun sequence, a single genomic window includes:
- the LOC129766442 gene encoding uncharacterized protein LOC129766442, protein MSAERRIKGLKSRYKSLKSSLIQIKIFVDEYQEDRDYLEVPVRLEHLQKLWTDLDSVQSDLEMQDDDALDELLKERMAFESLFYKAKGFLLAMNKQPTTSIASLASHSRHLPAQSSHIRLPDVRLPTFSGNIDTWLNFHDLFVSLVHSTADLSSIQKFYYLRSSLAGDALKLVQTVPISAENYPIAWELLINHYQNTARLKRTYVDALFDFPSLKRESATELHSMVEKFESNVKILKQLGERTEYWDIILIRMLSIRLDPTTRRDWEEHSSALDNVSFQELTTFIKRRVIVLQTINMKAPEIPPPATSKRPTQRPVVSNNASQQSTNSGRNCAVCLDHHPVYLCPAFSKLDLEGKEKHVRRLQFCRNCLRKGHPVRDCPSSSSCRRCRGRHHTQLCSGENVVAVHSRATESEHARSVPTPAAEHQTPKSCISASLNYTPNCAPSESRHKNVLLATAIVTLVDANGAAHLARALLDSGSECCFVTESFSQSIKAPRQKISLPISGIGQSSTYARYKIVSTIRSRTSEYSATVELVVLPKVTIDLPSSSIDPSAWKIPPGIQLADPTFYRSHPIDLILGAEIFFDLFTVDGRIQLGDSSPFLVNSVLGWVLSGKISNGTPTTPIVSNVANVTTVTELQHQMERFWTIEEGNPSSCYSVEETACENHFRQTVARNLDGRYIVRLPLQSNVLEQLGDNRSNAIRRFRMLESRLNLQHDIADQYTDFMNEYQSLGHMRRVTDYQTPPENCYHLPHHAVIREESTTTKLRVVFDASAKTSNGPSLNDALLVGPIVQEDLRSIIMRSRRNKVMLIADIKQMFRQILVDPRDTPLQRIVWRSTPDAPLDTFELQTVTYGTASAPFLATRVLQQLADDEQNNFPKAAEVLRKDFYVDDLFSGANSVEETIELREQLEALLSRGGFQLRKWASNEQSVLEGVAEDNLALKPTVELDDGQCIKTLGLHWEPANDFLLYRIQILTDSTPLTKRIALSQIARLFDPLGLVGPVVTFAKVFMQTLWTLLTDEGKSWGWDDQLPSMFVSRWGLYLSELPRLNELRIERYILCSNPTLTQLHFFSDASKQAYGACCYVRSIDSTGAIKVALLTSKSKVAPLKQQSIPRLELCGALLSAQLYQKVTSSLQLPAEAYFWVDSTTVLCWLQSTPSTWTTFVANRVSKIQLSTEHCNWNHVTGLDNPADCLSRGCSAESLLENDIWWNGPRWLRLDEAAWPARRTNNVSNSEEIQEVIKTTAVASRVVTEPSFIDEIVEKFSSYTRLVRVVAYCHRFLLNRVHNYKLTINTNNQTSEINPLSRDEIRNAEAALIRLVQQQEFPDEWKRLQQSQPVRPKSRLRWFAPFMSPERLIRIGGRLAHASQPYDSKHQILLPGSHPLSALLVRSLHLKQLHAAPQLLLTILRLRYWITGARSLAKVVVHQCIICFKARPKLVEQFMGELPAARVTANRPFSTTGVDYWGPITLQPPYRRAAPSKAYIAVFVCFSTRAVHIELVTDLSTAKFIQALRRFVSRRGLCAEIYSDNGRNFLGADNEIQRLVRNQQHRQAVAQECASNGIVWHFNPPKASHFGGLWEAAIRSAQKHFTRALGTHRLAFDEMLTLLAQIECCLNSRPIVPISDDPSDMEPLTPGHFLVGSALKAVPDSDVSEIPLNRLTQWQQTQKLLQNIWKRWHSEYLSTLQARTKWCRPPVTISKGQLVLLKDENCPPMVWPTARIIEVHPGADNIIRVVTVQTPEGRYIRPVSKICLLPISPTQEETPPNNNNTEY, encoded by the coding sequence ATGTCCGCCGAACGCCGCATCAAAGGACTCAAATCGCGCTACAAGAGCTTGAAGTCATCACTCATCCAGATCAAAATCTTTGTCGACGAGTATCAGGAGGATAGGGACTACCTCGAAGTTCCGGTTCGTCTTGAACACCTTCAGAAGCTGTGGACCGACCTGGACAGCGTCCAAAGCGATCTAGAAATGCAGGACGATGATGCTCTGGATGAACTCTTGAAGGAGCGGATGGCGTTCGAGTCGCTTTTCTACAAAGCAAAGGGGTTTCTTTTGGCCATGAACAAGCAGCCTACTACGTCGATCGCGTCTCTGGCTAGTCATTCTCGCCACCTTCCTGCACAGTCGTCGCACATCCGCCTGCCAGACGTCAGACTGCCTACGTTTAGTGGAAATATTGACACGTGGCTCAATTTCCACGACCTTTTTGTGTCACTGGTTCATTCCACGGCCGATCTCTCGAGCATACAAAAGTTCTACTACCTGCGCTCTTCACTCGCTGGCGATGCACTGAAACTCGTTCAGACCGTTCCGATCAGCGCCGAGAACTACCCTATTGCATGGGAACTTCTGATAAATCACTATCAGAACACTGCCCGACTCAAGCGCACCTACGTAGATGCTTTATTCGACTTCCCTTCGTTGAAGCGGGAATCTGCGACGGAATTGCACTCGATGGTCGAGAAATTTGAATCGAACGTGAAAATCCTGAAACAGCTCGGTGAACGCACGGAGTATTGGGATATAATCCTGATCCGCATGCTTAGCATTCGACTAGACCCGACCACGAGGAGAGACTGGGAGGAGCATTCGTCTGCGCTGGACAACGTGTCGTTCCAGGAACTGACCACCTTCATCAAGAGGCGAGTGATAGTATTACAAACTATCAATATGAAGGCTCCAGAAATTCCACCCCCTGCTACGTCAAAAAGGCCTACTCAACGGCCAGTAGTCAGTAACAACGCTTCTCAGCAGTCAACCAACAGCGGTCGAAACTGCGCCGTCTGCCTCGATCATCATCCGGTCTACCTTTGCCCTGCCTTTTCGAAGCTGGATCTGGAGGGAAAGGAGaaacacgttcgtcgcctgCAGTTTTGCAGGAACTGCCTTCGAAAGGGTCATCCGGTGCGGGACTGTCCATCTTCCAGCTCTTGTCGAAGATGCAGAGGACGTCATCACACTCAACTCTGCTCGGGGGAAAACGTAGTCGCTGTGCACTCCAGGGCTACAGAATCCGAACACGCGAGATCGGTCCCCACTCCAGCGGCTGAACATCAAACACCAAAATCTTGTATCAGCGCATCTCTCAACTATACGCCTAACTGCGCTCCATCTGAGAGTCGTCACAAGAACGTCCTACTCGCTACTGCTATTGTAACCTTGGTCGATGCCAACGGGGCAGCTCATCTCGCTCGGGCTCTTCTGGATTCTGGGAGCGAATGCTGTTTCGTAACGGAGTCGTTCTCGCAGTCGATCAAGGCACCACGTCAAAAGATCTCGCTGCCAATCTCGGGAATTGGGCAGTCATCAACCTACGCGCGCTACAAAATCGTGTCCACCATACGTTCCAGAACGAGTGAATACTCCGCCACCGTGGAATTAGTGGTACTTCCGAAGGTCACAATCGATCTCCCATCGTCATCCATAGATCCCTCTGCATGGAAGATCCCTCCTGGAATTCAGTTGGCCGATCCGACTTTCTACCGCTCTCATCCGATCGACTTGATTCTGGGCGCGGAAATCTTTTTTGACCTCTTCACGGTGGATGGTCGAATCCAACTCGGAGACTCGTCGCCATTCCTCGTCAACTCCGTACTTGGTTGGGTGTTGTCCGGGAAAATCTCGAACGGAACCCCAACCACTCCGATCGTTTCCAACGTAGCCAACGTCACAACGGTCACTGAACTACAGCATCAGATGGAGCGATTTTGGACCATCGAGGAAGGCAACCCCTCATCGTGCTATTCGGTGGAAGAAACAGCATGCGAGAACCACTTTCGCCAAACTGTAGCTCGCAACCTGGACGGCAGGTACATCGTTCGCCTACCACTACAAAGCAACGTACTCGAGCAGCTTGGTGATAATCGTTCCAACGCTATTCGTCGGTTTCGGATGCTCGAGAGTCGTCTGAATCTCCAACACGATATCGCTGATCAATACACTGACTTCATGAACGAGTACCAGTCACTTGGACACATGCGACGCGTCACGGACTACCAGACACCGCCTGAAAACTGCTATCATCTCCCGCACCACGCAGTCATTCGGGAAGAGAGTACGACCACGAAACTTCGGGTCGTATTTGACGCATCGGCTAAGACTTCCAACGGCCCATCTCTGAATGACGCCCTCCTGGTCGGTCCGATCGTGCAGGAGGACCTCCGAAGCATCATCATGCGCTCGAGGCGAAACAAGGTAATGCTAATTGCTGACATTAAGCAAATGTTCCGCCAGATCCTGGTGGACCCACGAGACACGCCGTTACAGCGCATCGTCTGGCGTTCTACACCGGACGCACCTCTAGACACCTTCGAACTACAAACGGTTACCTACGGCACCGCGAGCGCTCCCTTTCTAGCGACGAGAGTTCTTCAGCAGCTTGCAGACGACGAACAAAACAACTTTCCCAAGGCAGCAGAGGTTCTACGAAAGGACTTTTATGTCGACGACCTGTTCTCGGGAGCCAACAGCGTAGAGGAAACCATCGAACTCCGAGAACAACTTGAAGCGCTCCTGTCGAGAGGCGGATTCCAACTCCGCAAGTGGGCCTCCAACGAACAATCTGTTTTGGAAGGAGTAGCTGAAGACAACCTTGCCCTGAAGCCCACCGTAGAACTCGACGACGGCCAATGCATCAAAACGTTAGGATTGCACTGGGAACCAGCCAACGATTTTCTACTGTACCGTATTCAGATTCTCACCGATTCCACTCCACTCACTAAACGCATCGCTCTGTCGCAAATCGCTCGTTTGTTTGACCCACTCGGCCTGGTGGGTCCAGTGGTAACATTTGCCAAGGTCTTTATGCAGACACTGTGGACGCTTCTGACCGACGAAGGCAAATCGTGGGGCTGGGACGACCAACTGCCGTCGATGTTCGTCTCACGCTGGGGATTGTACCTCTCCGAACTTCCTCGCTTGAATGAGCTTCGAATCGAACGCTACATTTTATGCTCGAACCCAACGCTCACTCAACTCCACTTTTTCTCCGATGCAAGCAAACAAGCGTACGGCGCTTGCTGTTACGTCAGGTCTATTGACTCTACAGGCGCGATCAAAGTGGCGCTACTAACCTCTAAATCAAAAGTAGCTCCACTCAAGCAACAATCTATACCTCGACTAGAGCTCTGCGGAGCTCTTCTCTCCGCCCAACTGTACCAAAAGGTGACGTCATCCCTCCAACTACCCGCCGAAGCTTACTTTTGGGTGGACTCAACAACCGTGCTTTGCTGGCTCCAAAGTACACCGTCAACGTGGACCACCTTCGTTGCGAATCGTGTGTCCAAAATCCAACTATCAACCGAACACTGCAACTGGAACCACGTAACCGGACTGGACAATCCTGCTGACTGTCTCTCTCGCGGCTGTTCTGCAGAGAGTCTACTCGAAAACGACATCTGGTGGAATGGGCCACGATGGCTGCGACTCGATGAAGCAGCTTGGCCTGCTCGACGCACAAACAACGTCTCCAACTCGGAAGAGATACAGGAAGTAATAAAAACCACAGCAGTCGCTTCGCGTGTGGTCACCGAACCTAGCTTCATAGATGAAATCGTGGAAAAATTCTCCAGCTACACACGCTTGGTACGAGTTGTGGCCTACTGTCATCGTTTTCTGCTGAATCGCGTTCACAACTACAAGCTGACAATCAACACCAACAACCAAACTTCGGAAATTAATCCCCTCAGTAGGGACGAAATACGAAACGCGGAAGCTGCTTTGATCAGACTCGTTCAGCAGCAAGAGTTTCCCGACGAGTGGAAAAGGCTTCAGCAGTCACAACCCGTTAGACCTAAGTCTCGTCTTCGGTGGTTCGCTCCATTCATGTCTCCGGAACGGCTAATCAGGATTGGTGGGCGTCTCGCTCACGCCTCACAGCCTTACGACAGTAAGCATCAGATTTTGCTACCTGGCTCGCATCCTCTCTCGGCTCTTCTGGTTCGCAGTTTACACTTGAAACAACTGCACGCTGCTCCACAACTTCTGCTTACAATTTTACGCCTGCGGTACTGGATCACAGGGGCCAGAAGTCTAGCAAAAGTAGTCGTCCACCAGTGTATCATCTGCTTCAAAGCCCGCCCGAAGCTTGTGGAACAATTCATGGGCGAACTACCAGCCGCACGAGTAACCGCCAACCGACCTTTCTCCACTACGGGAGTGGACTACTGGGGTCCAATAACGCTTCAACCACCCTACCGTCGAGCAGCCCCAAGCAAAGCGTACATCGCtgtatttgtgtgcttttccaCACGCGCTGTGCACATAGAGCTCGTCACCGACCTCAGCACAGCAAAATTTATTCAGGCTCTACGTCGCTTCGTTTCTCGTCGAGGTCTGTGCGCGGAGATTTACAGCGACAACGGCCGTAACTTCCTCGGAGCGGACAACGAAATACAACGACTTGTGCGAAACCAGCAACATCGTCAAGCAGTCGCCCAAGAGTGTGCCAGCAACGGAATTGTTTGGCATTTCAATCCGCCTAAAGCATCGCATTTCGGTGGCCTGTGGGAGGCCGCTATTCGATCCGCACAAAAACACTTCACTCGCGCTCTGGGAACTCATCGCTTGGCTTTTGACGAGATGCTCACGCTACTCGCGCAAATTGAATGCTGCCTTAACTCTCGTCCCATCGTTCCCATTAGCGACGATCCGTCCGACATGGAACCGCTAACACCGGGCCACTTCCTTGTTGGGTCCGCTCTAAAGGCCGTGCCAGATTCGGATGTGTCTGAAATTCCTCTAAACCGCTTGACGCAGTGGCAGCAAACCCAGAAACTACTGCAGAACATCTGGAAAAGGTGGCACTCCGAATATTTGTCGACACTTCAAGCGAGAACAAAGTGGTGCCGTCCTCCAGTCACAATCAGCAAGGGTCAGCTCGTTCTTCTAAAGGATGAAAATTGTCCTCCGATGGTATGGCCAACAGCAAGAATCATCGAAGTACATCCTGGCGCCGACAACATCATCCGTGTGGTCACCGTTCAGACGCCGGAAGGTCGCTACATTCGTCCTGTGTCGAAGATTTGTTTGCTGCCAATTTCACCCACACAAGAGGAAACACCACCGAATAACAACAACACCGAATACTAA